In Leopardus geoffroyi isolate Oge1 chromosome D1, O.geoffroyi_Oge1_pat1.0, whole genome shotgun sequence, a single window of DNA contains:
- the AAMDC gene encoding mth938 domain-containing protein, with translation MSSPEIASLSWGQMKVQGSTKTYKDCKVWPGGSRAWDWRETGTEHSPGVQPADVEEVVKKGVQTLVIGRGMSEALKVPPSTVEYLEKQGIDVRVLQTEQAVKEYNALAARGIRVGGVFHSTC, from the exons ATGTCCTCCCCTGAAATTGCTTCCCTATCATGGGGGCAAATGAAAGTACAAGGCTCTACTAAAACCTATAAGGACTGCAAAGTGTGGCCAGGGGGAAGTCGGGCTTGGGACTGGAGAGAAACAGGAACTGAG CATTCTCCTGGTGTGCAGCCTGCAGATGTGGAGGAAGTTGTTAAGAAGGGTGTGCAGACTCTTGTGATTGGCCGAGGGATGAGTGAGGCCTTGAAG gtGCCTCCGTCAACTGTGGAGTACCTCGAGAAACAAGGCATTGATGTGCGGGTCCTCCAGACAGAGCAGGCAGTGAAGGAGTATAATGCCTTGGCTGCCCGAGGAATCAGGGTGGGAGGGGTCTTCCATTCCACGTGCTGA